GAAAGACGGAAACCCGGAAACAGTTGAGCGAGGAAGAGGTCCTGGCCAACGCCCAGACTTATAAGGAACAGATATTTAAAATCCTGGACCCGGATAAGACGGAGATCGTCTTCAATAGTTCGTGGCTTGCCTCTCTGACCTTCGCCGATGTCATCCAGCTTGCGGCAAACTATACCGTGGCGCGGATGCTGGAACGGGAGGATTTTAGCAAACGTTTTAAGGGCAACCTGCCCATTTCGATTCATGAGTTTTTTTACCCGTTGATGCAGGGGTATGATTCGGTCGCTCTGCGTGCTGATATAGAAATGGGTGGAACAGACCAGCGGTTTAACCTCTTAATGGGGCGGACCCTCCAGACGGCGTACGGCCAGGAGCCTCAGGCGGCGATCACCATGCCCATCCTCGAAGGGCTCGACGGCGTGCATAAAATGTCCAAAAGCCTCGGGAATTATATCGGAATCACCGAACCGCCGGAGGAAATATACGGCAAGGTCATGTCCTTGCCGGACGAATTGATAATCCGCTATCTGGAATTGGTCACTTCCGTTCCCGATGAAGAGGTACGGGTTATCGCGGCGGGGCTCAAGGAGGGCGGAGTGCATCCGCGCGACGCGAAGATGCGTCTGGCCCGGGAGGTCATAAGTCAGTTTTACACCCTTGAGGCGGCGCAAAAAGCAGAAGCCGAGTTTATCCGCGTTTTCCAGGAAAGAGAGCTTCCAAGTGAAATCCCCGGTTTTATGGTTCCTCAGGACGCCATAAACGACGGGCTGGTTCACCTGCCACGCCTTTTAATGCTGTCGGGGCTGGTTCCGAGTACCAGTGAAGGGCGGCGTCTTATTATTCAGGGCGGCGTCCGGGTTAACGAAACAAAAATTGTTGATCCCAACGCCGCGATCCCACCGGTACCCGGCACGATTATCCGGATCGGCCGCCGGAAATTCACCCGCTTAATTTAACCTACCCCGGACAAGCCGGAACCAAAATATTTCACCACATTTCGTCTTTTCCCCCTCCGTGTGCTCAGTATCTCTGTGGTTAATTTTTCTTGCCGGATCTTGCGTCAAAGGCCCTAAGGAAAATCCCGACACGCTTTTCCCCCGTTGGCTCATATATTAATTAATGTAGGAAGGTTTCAACGGGAGGAAGCTCTTGTTTCGCAGACCGGTAATCACTCCCATCATCTGGGTCT
This window of the Bacillota bacterium genome carries:
- the tyrS gene encoding tyrosine--tRNA ligase; the encoded protein is MKTVSEQMRIIQRGVAEIIIEEELEKKLTRAVSTGKPLKVKLGLDPTAPDIHLGHTVVLQKMRQFQELGHRIIIIIGDFTGRIGDPSGKTETRKQLSEEEVLANAQTYKEQIFKILDPDKTEIVFNSSWLASLTFADVIQLAANYTVARMLEREDFSKRFKGNLPISIHEFFYPLMQGYDSVALRADIEMGGTDQRFNLLMGRTLQTAYGQEPQAAITMPILEGLDGVHKMSKSLGNYIGITEPPEEIYGKVMSLPDELIIRYLELVTSVPDEEVRVIAAGLKEGGVHPRDAKMRLAREVISQFYTLEAAQKAEAEFIRVFQERELPSEIPGFMVPQDAINDGLVHLPRLLMLSGLVPSTSEGRRLIIQGGVRVNETKIVDPNAAIPPVPGTIIRIGRRKFTRLI